One region of Drosophila subobscura isolate 14011-0131.10 chromosome J, UCBerk_Dsub_1.0, whole genome shotgun sequence genomic DNA includes:
- the LOC117894693 gene encoding eukaryotic peptide chain release factor subunit 1 isoform X1, translating to MSGEETSADRNVEIWKIKKLIKSLEMARGNGTSMISLIIPPKDQISRVSKMLADEFGTASNIKSRVNRLSVLGAITSVQHRLKLYTKVPPNGLVIYCGTIVTEEGKEKKVNIDFEPFKPINTSLYLCDNKFHTEALTALLADDNKFGFIVMDGNGALFGTLQGNTREVLHKFTVDLPKKHGRGGQSALRFARLRMEKRHNYVRKVAEVATQLFITNDKPNIAGLILAGSADFKTELSQSDMFDPRLQTKVIKLVDVSYGGENGFNQAIELAAESLQNVKFIQEKKLIGRYFDEISQDTGKYCFGVEDTLRALELGSVETLICWENLDIQRYVLKNHANSTSTTVLHLTPEQEKDKSHFTDKESGVEMELIESQPLLEWLANNYKIFGATLEIITDKSQEGSQFVRGFGGIGGILRYKVDFQSMQLDELDNEGFDLDDY from the exons AAATGGCACCAGCATGATTTCCTTGATTATTCCGCCAAAGGATCAAATCTCGCGCGTTAGCAAAATGTTGGCCGATGAATTTGGAACGGCGTCGAACATCAAGTCGCGCGTGAACCGCTTGTCCGTCCTCGGTGCCATTACGTCGGTCCAGCACAGACTTAAGTTATACACCAAAG TGCCTCCAAATGGTTTGGTCATCTACTGCGGCACTATTGTCACAGAGGAAGGCAAGGAGAAGAAAGTGAACATAGACTTTGAGCCATTCAAGCCCATCAACACCTCGCTGTATCTGTGCGACAACAAGTTCCACACGGAGGCCCTCACTGCCCTGCTGGCCGATGATAACAAATTCGGCTTCATTGTGATGGATGGTAATGGTGCGCTGTTCGGTACCCTGCAGGGCAACACCCGCGAGGTACTGCACAAATTCACCGTCGATCTGCCGAAGAAGCACGGTCGCGGTGGTCAGTCTGCCCTTCGTTTCGCCCGTCTGCGCATGGAGAAGCGTCACAACTATGTGCGCAAGGTCGCAGAGGTGGCCACCCAGTTGTTCATTACCAATGACAAGCCCAACATTGCCGGCCTCATTCTGGCTGGTAGCGCGGACTTCAAGACCGAGCTCAGCCAGTCCGATATGTTTGATCCC CGTTTGCAAACAAAAGTCATCAAGCTGGTGGACGTTTCTTATGGCGGCGAGAACGGCTTCAATCAGGCCATCGAATTGGCAGCCGAGTCGTTGCAGAATGTGAAATTCATACAGGAAAAGAAACTCATTGGACGATACTTTGATGAAATTTCTCAG GACACTGGAAAATACTGCTTCGGAGTGGAGGACACTTTGCGTGCactggaactgggatcggTGGAGACTTTAATCTGCTGGGAGAACCTCGACATTCAACGCTACGTTCTTAAGAATCATGCCAACTCGACGTCAACGACAGTATTACATTTGACGCCTGAGCAGGAAAAGGACAAGTCGCACTTCACTGACAAGGAG AGCGGCGTGGAGATGGAGCTAATCGAGTCTCAACCGCTGCTGGAGTGGCTGgcaaacaattacaaaattttTGGCGCCACGCTGGAGATCATTACCGATAAGTCGCAGGAGGGCAGTCAGTTTGTGCGTGGCTTCGGCGGCATTGGCG GTATCTTACGCTACAAGGTGGATTTCCAGAGTATGCAGCTTGATGAATTGGACAATGAAGGCTTTGACTTAGATGATTACTAG
- the LOC117894693 gene encoding eukaryotic peptide chain release factor subunit 1 isoform X2 has protein sequence MSGEETSADRNVEIWKIKKLIKSLEMARGNGTSMISLIIPPKDQISRVSKMLADEFGTASNIKSRVNRLSVLGAITSVQHRLKLYTKVPPNGLVIYCGTIVTEEGKEKKVNIDFEPFKPINTSLYLCDNKFHTEALTALLADDNKFGFIVMDGNGALFGTLQGNTREVLHKFTVDLPKKHGRGGQSALRFARLRMEKRHNYVRKVAEVATQLFITNDKPNIAGLILAGSADFKTELSQSDMFDPRLQTKVIKLVDVSYGGENGFNQAIELAAESLQNVKFIQEKKLIGRYFDEISQDTGKYCFGVEDTLRALELGSVETLICWENLDIQRYVLKNHANSTSTTVLHLTPEQEKDKSHFTDKESGVEMELIESQPLLEWLANNYKIFGATLEIITDKSQEGSQFVRGFGGIGGILRYKVDFQSLQADEPLEDVDLDDY, from the exons AAATGGCACCAGCATGATTTCCTTGATTATTCCGCCAAAGGATCAAATCTCGCGCGTTAGCAAAATGTTGGCCGATGAATTTGGAACGGCGTCGAACATCAAGTCGCGCGTGAACCGCTTGTCCGTCCTCGGTGCCATTACGTCGGTCCAGCACAGACTTAAGTTATACACCAAAG TGCCTCCAAATGGTTTGGTCATCTACTGCGGCACTATTGTCACAGAGGAAGGCAAGGAGAAGAAAGTGAACATAGACTTTGAGCCATTCAAGCCCATCAACACCTCGCTGTATCTGTGCGACAACAAGTTCCACACGGAGGCCCTCACTGCCCTGCTGGCCGATGATAACAAATTCGGCTTCATTGTGATGGATGGTAATGGTGCGCTGTTCGGTACCCTGCAGGGCAACACCCGCGAGGTACTGCACAAATTCACCGTCGATCTGCCGAAGAAGCACGGTCGCGGTGGTCAGTCTGCCCTTCGTTTCGCCCGTCTGCGCATGGAGAAGCGTCACAACTATGTGCGCAAGGTCGCAGAGGTGGCCACCCAGTTGTTCATTACCAATGACAAGCCCAACATTGCCGGCCTCATTCTGGCTGGTAGCGCGGACTTCAAGACCGAGCTCAGCCAGTCCGATATGTTTGATCCC CGTTTGCAAACAAAAGTCATCAAGCTGGTGGACGTTTCTTATGGCGGCGAGAACGGCTTCAATCAGGCCATCGAATTGGCAGCCGAGTCGTTGCAGAATGTGAAATTCATACAGGAAAAGAAACTCATTGGACGATACTTTGATGAAATTTCTCAG GACACTGGAAAATACTGCTTCGGAGTGGAGGACACTTTGCGTGCactggaactgggatcggTGGAGACTTTAATCTGCTGGGAGAACCTCGACATTCAACGCTACGTTCTTAAGAATCATGCCAACTCGACGTCAACGACAGTATTACATTTGACGCCTGAGCAGGAAAAGGACAAGTCGCACTTCACTGACAAGGAG AGCGGCGTGGAGATGGAGCTAATCGAGTCTCAACCGCTGCTGGAGTGGCTGgcaaacaattacaaaattttTGGCGCCACGCTGGAGATCATTACCGATAAGTCGCAGGAGGGCAGTCAGTTTGTGCGTGGCTTCGGCGGCATTGGCG GCATTTTGCGCTACAAAGTAGATTTCCAATCCCTGCAGGCTGACGAGCCGCTGGAGGATGTTGATCTCGATGATTATTAG